Within Desmodus rotundus isolate HL8 chromosome 6, HLdesRot8A.1, whole genome shotgun sequence, the genomic segment TGTTTCTGGGTAACTGCAAAACTAGCATTAAAGCAAAATGCATGTTTCTTTTTGGTTCTAAACAGCTGAGCAGAACCACACCTAATCCCACCAGCTGCAGAGCTCGACCGTCTCTGCATTTTTTAAGTAGTAAGAGGAATGAGGATCTGTGGTTGTATTCTCCCAGCCTCTGACTTTCTCAGTCTTCTGGATTGCCAGTGACTATCCAATAAATAGATGCCTGAtggaggggagggacagagggacggatggaagaagggaaggaatttTGCGGGGGGGTTTTGACAattgtttagttttatttcataatcacAAACTTAACTCTGCAAACCAGCTAGACTTGGAAGGGgtcaggaaaacatgaaacccCATGAACTGAGTTGACAGCGTGAAGATTCTAGAACATCCCAAGCAGATGGGGGTGAAGGGGTGCTCTCCCAAGCTACAGAAGGATGGTCTGGTGGTTAAGATAAAGCACAAGCCAAATGTATTAGCATTGCCCACAGCCAGTAATGGTGATCTTCTTGCTAGTCCTGCCATTCCTGGGCCCATAGCGCTCCATGGCTGTCACAACATCCATGCAGTCTTTCACCTGGTGGAAGACCACCTGCTTGCCGACCAGCCACTCGGTCTTCATGATGCAGATAAAAAGCTGGGAACCACTTGTGTTGGGTCTGGCATTTGCCATGGACAAGATGCCAGGACCTGTGTGCTTCATGATGAAATTCTCATCATCAAATTTCTCCCCGTAGATGGACTTGCCACCTGTGCCACTGTGGCATGTGATGTCACCACCCTGGCACATAAATCCCGGAATAACTCTGTGAAAGCAGGAGCCTTTATAACCAAACCCTTTGTGCCCAGTGCTCAGAGCAGGAAAGTTTTCTGCTGTCTTCGGCACTTTGTCTGCAAACAGCTTGAAAGAGACATGGCCCAAAGGCTTGCCATCAGCAGCGATGTCGAAGAGCCCGGTGGGGTTGACCACGGCTGAGTGAGGGAAGGTGCGAGGCGGTGGTGGGTCTGCAAGGCCAGAATTTTGTGATTTAAAAGTACTTGAATTAGCTCAAAAATCTCTGAGCAAAACAAGCCAACCGAAGGTTATACAAATTGTCTGAGGCACAGTAGGCCAGCAGTCCCCCGCTTGTAACACAAGTGGACTTCCACCTGTTTTCTTGAGGCCTAAAGTTTCTCATATACAGTAAGGGCTTTAATGCCACAGCAGTTT encodes:
- the LOC112319816 gene encoding peptidyl-prolyl cis-trans isomerase A-like, which produces MCQGGDITCHSGTGGKSIYGEKFDDENFIMKHTGPGILSMANARPNTSGSQLFICIMKTEWLVGKQVVFHQVKDCMDVVTAMERYGPRNGRTSKKITITGCGQC